The following proteins are co-located in the Shouchella hunanensis genome:
- a CDS encoding metallophosphoesterase family protein, which produces MISFLYFTDTHIRGTTPKNRLDSFPDTIKDKIDQVMALANEHQVDFLLHGGDVFDRPDLSPSTVGQFAQLFRKAKAPIYAIAGNHDTFGHNPLTVTRTMLGLLDAFGIMTLIHPDQPVLVEKEGVRVQLSGQPYHYDLDQRDPKLDYYPVNETDATYMIHLVHSMLVERALPEGVPHTLIDHIWGTTADVIFTGHFHSGFGIKEKDGTLICNPGALARINNHWTEIERMPTVILGEVDESGIRLKEIQLKAQKGEAVLDRSYVEKASHQEEKLHAFVQQVKEKANFETLQMGEIIREIAAMSNVEEKVREEALRRMTLIEERWERDETE; this is translated from the coding sequence ATGATATCATTCCTTTACTTTACTGATACGCATATACGTGGTACGACCCCGAAAAATCGTTTAGACTCGTTTCCTGATACTATTAAAGATAAAATTGATCAAGTAATGGCTTTGGCTAACGAGCATCAGGTGGATTTTTTACTCCATGGTGGAGATGTGTTCGACCGACCTGATTTGTCGCCGAGCACAGTTGGGCAGTTTGCGCAGTTATTTAGAAAGGCGAAAGCACCTATTTATGCGATAGCTGGCAATCACGACACATTTGGGCATAATCCTTTAACTGTAACACGGACGATGCTAGGGCTTCTTGATGCTTTTGGCATTATGACCCTTATTCACCCAGATCAACCAGTTTTAGTAGAAAAAGAGGGTGTTCGGGTTCAGCTATCTGGGCAACCTTACCACTATGACCTTGATCAACGGGACCCAAAGCTTGATTATTACCCTGTTAATGAAACTGATGCTACATACATGATTCACCTTGTTCATAGTATGCTCGTTGAAAGAGCGCTACCAGAAGGGGTGCCCCACACATTAATTGACCATATTTGGGGAACAACCGCAGACGTCATTTTCACTGGTCATTTTCATAGTGGTTTTGGCATTAAGGAAAAAGACGGTACATTAATTTGCAACCCAGGTGCACTAGCACGAATAAACAACCATTGGACAGAAATAGAGCGGATGCCGACTGTCATCCTTGGTGAAGTAGACGAATCTGGAATTAGGTTGAAAGAGATACAGTTGAAAGCACAAAAAGGTGAAGCTGTTTTAGATCGATCTTACGTAGAAAAAGCGAGCCATCAAGAGGAAAAGCTCCATGCCTTCGTACAGCAAGTAAAAGAAAAAGCGAATTTTGAAACGCTACAAATGGGTGAAATCATTCGTGAAATCGCAGCCATGTCCAATGTGGAAGAAAAAGTAAGAGAAGAGGCGTTGAGGCGAATGACGCTTATAGAAGAGCGATGGGAGCGTGATGAAACTGAGTAA
- the recA gene encoding recombinase RecA: MSDRKQALDMALRQIEKQFGKGSVMKLGERAEQRISTVSSGALALDIALGVGGYPKGRVIEVYGPESSGKTTVALHAIAEVQRQGGQAAFIDAEHALDPVYAGKLGVNVDELLLSQPDTGEQALEIAEALVRSGALDMIVIDSVAALVPKAEIEGEMGDSHVGLQARLMSQALRKLSGAINKSKTVAVFINQIREKVGVMFGNPETTPGGRALKFYSSVRLEVRRAEALKQGNDIVGNRTKIKVVKNKVAPPFRLAEVDIMYGEGISREGSILDIATDLEIVDKSGAWYSYNGDRLGQGRENSKQFLKENVEITAEIERKIRDEHNLDGEVKVEEADKESFEDVPLDLK; this comes from the coding sequence ATGAGTGATCGGAAACAAGCGTTAGATATGGCCTTACGCCAGATCGAAAAGCAGTTTGGTAAAGGTTCTGTCATGAAATTAGGAGAGAGAGCGGAGCAACGAATCTCAACCGTTTCAAGTGGTGCACTAGCTTTAGATATTGCTTTAGGTGTTGGTGGCTATCCAAAAGGTAGAGTTATTGAAGTTTACGGACCAGAGTCTTCTGGTAAAACGACAGTTGCTCTTCACGCTATTGCTGAAGTACAACGTCAAGGTGGTCAAGCTGCATTTATTGATGCAGAGCACGCTTTAGACCCTGTTTATGCTGGTAAACTTGGTGTAAATGTAGACGAATTGCTTCTGTCTCAACCTGACACAGGCGAACAAGCATTAGAAATCGCTGAGGCGCTTGTACGAAGTGGCGCTCTGGATATGATTGTTATTGATAGTGTCGCTGCTCTTGTTCCGAAAGCAGAGATTGAAGGCGAAATGGGAGATTCTCACGTCGGCTTGCAGGCTCGTTTGATGTCGCAAGCGTTAAGAAAACTATCTGGCGCAATTAACAAATCGAAAACCGTAGCGGTCTTTATCAATCAAATTCGTGAAAAAGTCGGCGTGATGTTCGGAAACCCCGAAACAACTCCAGGTGGACGTGCGCTTAAGTTCTATTCTTCTGTTCGTTTAGAAGTGCGACGGGCTGAGGCACTGAAACAAGGAAACGATATTGTCGGAAACCGTACCAAAATTAAAGTAGTGAAAAACAAAGTAGCGCCTCCATTCCGCCTTGCTGAAGTGGATATTATGTATGGCGAAGGAATTTCAAGAGAAGGATCCATTCTTGATATTGCTACGGATTTAGAGATTGTGGATAAGAGTGGTGCGTGGTATTCTTACAACGGTGATCGCTTAGGTCAAGGTCGTGAGAACTCGAAACAATTCCTAAAAGAAAACGTGGAGATTACAGCTGAAATCGAACGGAAAATTCGTGATGAGCACAATCTTGATGGAGAAGTAAAAGTAGAAGAAGCTGATAAAGAATCTTTTGAAGATGTTCCTCTAGATTTAAAATAG
- a CDS encoding DEAD/DEAH box helicase, producing the protein MTFFSDFEISDQVKQAIKEMGFEEPSPIQEKAIPAILTGGDVIGQAQTGTGKTAAFGIPVVDKVTSDRAIQALILTPTRELAIQVAGELQKLSMHKAIRTLPIYGGQSIGHQIKALKQGVQIVIGTPGRMLDHLRRGTLKLQSVHTVVLDEADEMLDMGFVEDIEAILKEVNDVRQTLLFSATMPPAIRKLSRNYMNNPATVTINKGEVTAPSINQVYYKVLERNKIDSLCRIIDSDDVDLGILFCRTKKGVAELTEALQARGYLADGLHGDLTQSQRDVVMKKFRDSSIEFLIATDVAARGIDVENVSHVINFDIPQDPESYVHRIGRTGRAGRTGAAITLVTPREMKHLRSIEKEIKMYIPSQEVPTIEDVVEKQQTSWKNLIKETIESGGKEMELFRPLADQMLEEEVDAKEIISALLKLKFSTETASEDAGYSFGETGGAKGMVRFFINVGRNVNLTPKILGEEISRLIGIPVKTIGRIDIFDNFSFVDVPEESAPFAYEGLRYSRINGARVNLEPAKPRPKRERRPHAAGRRS; encoded by the coding sequence ATGACATTTTTTTCAGACTTCGAGATTTCAGACCAAGTAAAACAAGCAATTAAGGAGATGGGGTTTGAAGAGCCATCTCCTATCCAAGAAAAAGCCATCCCGGCTATTCTTACCGGAGGCGACGTCATTGGCCAGGCTCAAACAGGAACTGGTAAAACAGCGGCTTTTGGTATTCCTGTTGTGGACAAAGTGACAAGTGATCGAGCGATTCAAGCACTTATTTTAACACCGACACGTGAGCTTGCTATTCAAGTAGCTGGTGAACTACAAAAATTGTCTATGCACAAAGCAATTCGCACGCTACCGATTTATGGTGGGCAGTCAATAGGTCATCAAATTAAAGCGTTAAAACAAGGTGTACAAATTGTGATCGGTACACCAGGTCGAATGCTTGATCACTTGCGTCGTGGCACATTAAAGCTTCAATCGGTTCATACAGTCGTGCTTGATGAAGCGGATGAAATGCTTGACATGGGGTTTGTTGAAGACATTGAAGCGATTTTAAAAGAAGTGAATGATGTAAGGCAAACGCTTCTTTTCTCAGCAACAATGCCACCAGCAATTCGTAAGCTATCACGAAATTATATGAACAATCCTGCTACTGTAACGATTAATAAAGGAGAAGTAACCGCCCCTTCTATCAATCAAGTGTATTATAAAGTGCTGGAGCGTAATAAAATCGATTCCCTTTGTCGAATCATTGACAGCGATGATGTTGATCTTGGTATTTTATTCTGCCGTACAAAAAAAGGGGTCGCCGAATTAACAGAAGCACTTCAGGCAAGAGGTTATTTAGCAGACGGTTTACATGGAGATCTTACACAGTCTCAGCGTGATGTTGTGATGAAAAAATTCCGCGATTCTTCTATTGAATTTTTAATCGCAACAGATGTAGCAGCTCGCGGAATTGATGTAGAAAATGTGAGTCACGTTATTAACTTCGATATTCCACAAGATCCAGAGAGTTATGTTCACCGCATTGGTCGTACAGGTCGTGCAGGCCGGACGGGTGCAGCAATTACGCTTGTGACGCCAAGGGAAATGAAGCACTTACGTTCAATTGAAAAAGAAATAAAAATGTACATCCCGTCTCAAGAAGTACCAACCATTGAAGATGTGGTTGAAAAACAACAAACATCATGGAAAAATTTGATTAAAGAAACAATCGAATCAGGTGGGAAAGAGATGGAATTATTCCGTCCGCTCGCTGATCAAATGTTAGAAGAAGAAGTCGACGCAAAAGAAATCATTTCTGCATTACTAAAACTGAAATTCTCGACCGAAACAGCAAGTGAGGATGCGGGCTATAGCTTTGGTGAAACAGGTGGAGCAAAAGGAATGGTTCGTTTCTTTATTAACGTCGGCCGTAACGTCAATTTAACACCGAAAATTCTTGGTGAGGAAATTAGTCGCTTAATTGGTATTCCAGTGAAAACGATTGGACGTATTGATATCTTTGATAACTTCTCGTTCGTCGATGTACCTGAAGAGAGCGCACCATTTGCATATGAAGGTCTGCGCTATTCGAGAATCAACGGTGCTAGAGTGAATTTAGAGCCGGCGAAGCCTCGTCCTAAGCGTGAGCGTCGTCCTCATGCTGCAGGTCGCCGTTCATAA
- a CDS encoding competence/damage-inducible protein A, which translates to MNAEIIAVGSELLLGQIANTNGQYISKQLASVGVDVYSHTVVGDNADRLYKTISEGFARADLLILTGGLGPTKDDLTKDTVAKFCERELVYDQNALDHIEAYFKRHNRTMTPNNKKQAYVIEGAHVLANRHGMAPGMVVQLADEKRIVLLPGPPSEMKPMFEKEFLPVLLGTNDQASITSRVLHFFGIGESQLETDLEDLIENQQNPTIAPLASDGEVKLRLTVKHTDKNEIKRLLDETESLITDRVGDYLYGYDETTLVKEVSRYLHEQGLTVASAESLTGGLFASELVALPGASSILTGSITAYTEEAKIALLGVSPQTLQDYGAVSEACAAEMAQGIQKKLRTDVAISFTGVAGPEKQGNLEPGTVVIGIAFPQQPVRTIPLSLSGGRNAVRMRAVKYGFFYLLDELKRRNGSK; encoded by the coding sequence ATGAACGCGGAAATCATTGCTGTTGGTTCAGAGTTGTTGCTTGGCCAAATTGCCAACACAAATGGGCAATACATTTCGAAACAACTTGCAAGTGTTGGTGTTGACGTTTATTCACATACAGTGGTTGGTGATAATGCGGATCGACTGTATAAGACGATCAGTGAAGGGTTTGCTCGTGCGGATTTGCTTATTTTAACGGGTGGGTTAGGCCCGACTAAAGATGATTTAACAAAAGATACGGTTGCAAAGTTTTGTGAACGCGAGCTTGTGTATGACCAAAATGCTCTTGATCATATTGAAGCATATTTTAAGCGACACAATCGGACGATGACACCAAATAATAAAAAGCAAGCATACGTTATAGAAGGTGCTCATGTTCTTGCTAATCGTCATGGTATGGCACCAGGAATGGTTGTTCAACTAGCTGATGAAAAAAGAATCGTTTTATTACCAGGACCGCCAAGTGAAATGAAACCTATGTTTGAAAAAGAGTTTTTACCTGTCTTATTAGGAACAAACGATCAAGCGTCTATTACGTCGCGCGTGCTTCATTTTTTTGGTATCGGTGAATCCCAACTTGAAACGGATCTAGAAGATCTTATTGAGAATCAGCAAAACCCTACAATTGCACCACTTGCAAGTGACGGTGAAGTGAAGTTAAGGTTGACGGTGAAGCATACCGACAAAAATGAAATTAAGCGATTACTTGATGAAACAGAGTCTTTGATTACAGATCGAGTAGGAGATTATCTGTACGGCTATGATGAGACAACGCTCGTTAAAGAAGTTTCTCGTTACTTACATGAACAAGGTCTTACTGTTGCCAGTGCGGAAAGCCTTACAGGCGGATTATTTGCCAGTGAACTCGTTGCCTTACCAGGCGCATCATCGATCTTAACAGGAAGTATTACGGCTTATACAGAAGAAGCTAAAATCGCGTTACTCGGTGTATCTCCACAAACCCTCCAAGATTACGGGGCAGTGAGTGAAGCATGTGCAGCAGAAATGGCTCAAGGAATTCAAAAAAAACTACGAACCGATGTAGCCATCTCTTTTACCGGAGTAGCAGGACCAGAAAAACAAGGGAACCTAGAGCCAGGAACGGTTGTAATTGGCATTGCCTTCCCACAACAACCTGTACGAACCATTCCACTTTCGTTATCTGGTGGGAGAAACGCCGTACGAATGCGTGCGGTTAAGTATGGATTTTTCTATTTGTTGGACGAATTAAAAAGGAGAAATGGTAGTAAATGA
- the pgsA gene encoding CDP-diacylglycerol--glycerol-3-phosphate 3-phosphatidyltransferase, which translates to MNLPNKITIARICLIPLFMLFLLVDLPFGELEMFNDTIAVSLLIAALIFVIAAGTDWLDGYYARKLNLITSFGKFIDPLADKLLVTAALIGLVEIQLIPAWIAIVIISREFIVTGIRLVAAAEGDVIAASNLGKWKTLTQMVAIIATLLHNIPFSAISFPFADLMLYVAAILTIWSGVDYFVKNKHIILKSV; encoded by the coding sequence TTGAATTTACCTAACAAAATAACAATCGCACGGATTTGCTTAATTCCACTATTCATGCTGTTCTTGCTTGTTGATTTACCATTTGGTGAGCTAGAAATGTTTAATGATACGATTGCTGTATCGCTACTCATTGCAGCGCTTATTTTTGTCATTGCTGCTGGAACGGATTGGCTTGATGGCTATTACGCGCGTAAATTAAATCTGATAACAAGCTTTGGTAAGTTTATTGATCCACTTGCGGATAAATTGCTCGTAACGGCTGCATTAATTGGGCTGGTGGAGATTCAACTTATTCCAGCTTGGATTGCGATTGTTATTATTAGTAGAGAATTTATTGTGACTGGCATTCGGTTGGTGGCAGCGGCTGAGGGTGATGTCATCGCGGCAAGTAACCTAGGGAAATGGAAGACTTTAACGCAAATGGTTGCTATTATCGCGACACTCTTACATAACATTCCTTTCTCAGCGATTTCGTTTCCGTTCGCTGATTTAATGCTCTATGTTGCAGCCATATTGACGATTTGGTCTGGCGTTGATTATTTTGTTAAAAACAAACATATTATTCTAAAGTCAGTATAG
- a CDS encoding helix-turn-helix domain-containing protein encodes MSELGNYLKENREEKQLSLDDLQQRTKIQKRYLVAIEEGNFDTLPGIFYARAFVKTYAEAVGLNAEEVLTTYKNELPSPQSESVDLPSRAERVKPPKQKAPAKSGNRSLGTILVPILIVIVLALIVYFVWTAGDSSNTDNTAEEPQEGSSYDGPTADEDEADNDEGDVTDEDEAQGDEEANSDTEDNGADPELVLENEDATTKTYTLTNADSFDSLLIEMNDEGTYVELRENEGSGTVEQNYPPFNEDFEPDVTDLESLYVRIGFGAEVDTFTVNGLEIDLLDTSSVQVIEVLLESENE; translated from the coding sequence ATGTCAGAGCTAGGGAATTATTTAAAAGAAAATCGCGAAGAAAAACAACTTTCACTTGATGATCTTCAGCAACGAACAAAGATCCAAAAGCGCTATTTAGTGGCAATTGAAGAAGGGAATTTTGATACGCTTCCAGGAATTTTCTATGCAAGGGCGTTTGTGAAGACGTATGCAGAAGCCGTTGGCTTAAATGCAGAGGAAGTATTAACGACGTATAAGAATGAACTTCCTAGCCCGCAAAGCGAAAGCGTTGATTTACCATCTCGAGCGGAGCGAGTAAAGCCTCCAAAACAAAAAGCACCAGCAAAAAGCGGAAATCGATCTCTTGGAACGATTCTAGTTCCGATCTTAATTGTCATTGTTCTTGCGCTCATTGTTTATTTCGTTTGGACTGCAGGAGATAGCTCGAATACAGATAATACAGCAGAAGAACCACAAGAAGGTTCTTCTTATGATGGGCCAACTGCCGACGAAGATGAAGCCGATAATGATGAAGGCGACGTGACGGATGAAGATGAAGCTCAAGGTGATGAAGAAGCGAATAGTGATACGGAAGATAATGGGGCTGACCCAGAACTCGTTTTAGAAAATGAAGACGCGACGACAAAAACGTATACATTAACGAATGCGGATTCATTTGATTCGCTATTAATTGAAATGAATGATGAAGGTACGTATGTTGAATTACGTGAAAATGAAGGCTCGGGTACGGTAGAGCAAAACTATCCACCGTTCAACGAAGACTTTGAACCTGATGTAACAGATTTAGAATCTCTGTACGTTCGAATTGGGTTCGGTGCAGAAGTGGATACGTTTACTGTGAATGGGTTAGAAATTGATCTTTTAGATACATCGAGTGTCCAAGTAATTGAAGTGTTGCTTGAATCTGAAAATGAATAA
- a CDS encoding DUF3388 domain-containing protein, translating to MKEWYFEYQLHENRPGILGDISSLLGMLSINIVTINGVDDTRRGMLLRSTDDDNVKRFKAILHTIGSVTVTKFREPRVRDRLAIRHGRYIERNVTEKKTFRFIRRELGLLVDFMAEMMKRDEHYLIGIRGMPRVGKTESVVAASVCANKRWSFISSTLLRQTVRSQLAEDEMDGDNIFIIDGIVSTMRATEKHRILVDDIMRLPAVKVVEHPDIFIRETEYELEDFDCIIELRNDDNEEITYDVVESGFSSFDIS from the coding sequence GTGAAAGAATGGTATTTTGAGTACCAGCTACATGAAAACCGGCCAGGGATACTTGGAGATATATCTTCTCTTCTTGGTATGCTTTCTATAAACATTGTGACGATTAATGGGGTTGACGATACGCGTCGAGGCATGTTACTTCGCAGTACTGACGATGACAATGTCAAGCGATTTAAAGCAATCTTACATACAATTGGCAGTGTGACTGTAACAAAATTTCGTGAACCGAGGGTGCGAGATCGACTAGCGATTCGACATGGTCGCTATATTGAGCGAAACGTAACAGAAAAAAAGACGTTTCGATTTATTCGTCGTGAATTAGGCTTACTCGTTGATTTCATGGCAGAAATGATGAAAAGAGATGAGCACTATTTAATTGGTATTCGCGGTATGCCCCGAGTAGGGAAGACAGAGTCGGTTGTAGCAGCGAGCGTTTGTGCGAATAAACGATGGTCGTTTATTTCTTCCACATTGCTTCGCCAAACTGTGCGCAGCCAGCTCGCTGAAGATGAAATGGATGGCGATAACATTTTTATTATTGATGGCATCGTTTCAACCATGCGAGCAACAGAAAAACATCGTATACTAGTTGATGATATTATGCGTCTACCAGCGGTAAAGGTTGTAGAGCATCCGGATATTTTTATTCGAGAGACAGAGTATGAGCTAGAAGACTTTGACTGTATTATTGAACTACGTAACGATGATAATGAAGAGATTACGTACGATGTGGTTGAATCGGGTTTTTCTTCATTCGATATTAGCTAA
- a CDS encoding DUF3243 domain-containing protein, which produces MSVLDSWDHWKEFLGDRLDQAQHEGMNENIVSDVAYQVGEYLAEQVEPKNEQERVLAELWKVADEKEQHAIANMMVKLVGHR; this is translated from the coding sequence ATGTCTGTATTAGATAGCTGGGATCATTGGAAAGAATTTTTAGGTGATCGTCTTGATCAAGCGCAACACGAAGGAATGAATGAAAATATCGTGAGCGACGTTGCTTACCAAGTTGGTGAGTATTTAGCTGAACAAGTAGAACCTAAAAACGAGCAAGAGCGTGTTCTTGCTGAACTTTGGAAAGTGGCTGATGAAAAAGAACAACATGCTATTGCGAATATGATGGTGAAATTAGTCGGCCACAGATAA
- the ymfI gene encoding elongation factor P 5-aminopentanone reductase, whose product MRSVLVTGATGAIGQAVCRSFQFEASTIYVHFFRNEKKARDLCASLQCDAIPVYANLGKIDGVATLMEQLPNIPDIVVYCAGNSQPQLLQDISAQQLEETMTLHLTSAIKLTQAVMPQMIHHQKGVITLITSIWGLEGASMESVYAAAKSGVHGFMKSIAKEVGRSKVRINAVAPGAINSDMLSIYSEQELAELADDIPAGRLGRPEEVAHAVLFLSQERSSYINGQVLSVNGAWHC is encoded by the coding sequence ATGAGAAGTGTCTTAGTGACAGGAGCGACAGGGGCGATCGGGCAAGCCGTCTGTCGCTCTTTTCAATTCGAAGCAAGTACCATCTATGTTCATTTTTTTCGTAATGAGAAGAAAGCAAGAGATTTGTGTGCATCATTGCAATGTGATGCCATTCCAGTCTATGCTAATTTGGGGAAAATCGATGGTGTTGCCACTCTTATGGAGCAACTACCGAATATCCCGGATATCGTCGTATACTGTGCCGGCAATTCCCAGCCTCAGCTCTTACAAGATATTAGTGCACAACAACTAGAGGAAACCATGACATTGCATTTAACGAGTGCGATTAAACTGACTCAAGCAGTGATGCCACAAATGATTCACCATCAGAAAGGCGTTATTACACTTATTACTTCTATCTGGGGACTGGAAGGTGCTAGTATGGAGAGTGTCTATGCAGCCGCAAAAAGCGGTGTGCATGGCTTTATGAAAAGCATTGCAAAAGAAGTCGGTCGAAGTAAGGTACGTATAAACGCGGTAGCGCCAGGGGCCATTAACAGTGACATGTTATCCATCTATAGTGAACAAGAACTAGCCGAACTGGCAGACGACATTCCAGCTGGCCGGTTAGGACGTCCGGAAGAGGTAGCGCATGCGGTATTATTTCTAAGCCAGGAAAGGTCATCGTATATTAATGGACAAGTACTTTCAGTGAATGGGGCTTGGCATTGTTAA
- the yfmH gene encoding EF-P 5-aminopentanol modification-associated protein YfmH, with product MKPIEYKQLEETLYHEQLDNGLDVYILPKKGFHKTFATFTTKYGSIDNHFKPIGKDKPVRVPDGIAHFLEHKMFESEEGDVFHTFGKQGASANAFTSFTRTAYLFSSTTNVNENLTTLMDFVQHPYFTDQTVEKEKGIIEQEITMYDDNPDWRAYFGTIENMYKHHPVKIDIAGTVPSINEITKEDLYTCYHTFYHPNNMLLFIVGSVEPEEMMTLIRENQANKSFPEPESIDRTFPDEPLEVDKPTNVIHMPVQTPKVFIGYKEANASRQGQELLRYELSLNVLLDLMFGPSSEAYEHMYKNGVADDSFSFDFTAEKGFGFSIIGGESQQPEQLITVVEETIASFKAGSLNEDDTARVIKKKIGGFLKALNSPEYIANEFTRYRFNDMDLFAVLPTLEELTVNDLETVLHAHFSDQAKTTLIVKDDQSGS from the coding sequence ATGAAGCCGATTGAATACAAGCAATTGGAAGAAACCTTATACCATGAGCAATTAGACAATGGATTAGATGTCTATATTTTGCCAAAAAAAGGATTTCATAAAACGTTTGCGACGTTTACAACAAAATATGGCTCCATTGACAATCATTTTAAGCCAATTGGTAAAGACAAGCCGGTTCGCGTCCCTGACGGTATTGCTCACTTTCTTGAGCATAAAATGTTCGAAAGCGAAGAAGGGGATGTCTTTCATACGTTTGGCAAACAAGGAGCTTCTGCCAATGCCTTTACGAGCTTTACTCGCACCGCTTATTTGTTTTCAAGTACAACCAATGTTAATGAAAATTTAACAACGTTAATGGATTTTGTACAACACCCGTACTTTACGGATCAAACGGTCGAAAAAGAAAAAGGCATTATTGAACAAGAAATTACGATGTATGATGATAATCCTGATTGGCGTGCTTATTTTGGAACGATTGAAAACATGTATAAACATCACCCTGTTAAAATAGATATTGCTGGTACTGTGCCTTCAATTAATGAAATAACAAAAGAAGATCTTTATACGTGCTATCACACATTTTACCACCCAAACAATATGTTACTATTCATTGTTGGTTCAGTGGAGCCGGAAGAAATGATGACTCTTATTCGTGAAAACCAAGCAAATAAATCGTTTCCAGAGCCAGAGAGCATTGACCGTACATTTCCAGACGAGCCGCTGGAAGTGGATAAGCCGACAAATGTTATACACATGCCTGTGCAAACACCAAAAGTATTTATTGGCTATAAAGAAGCAAATGCAAGCCGTCAAGGCCAAGAGTTGCTTCGCTACGAATTGTCACTCAATGTACTCCTAGACTTAATGTTTGGACCAAGTTCAGAAGCCTACGAGCACATGTATAAAAACGGTGTTGCAGATGACTCGTTTTCGTTTGATTTTACTGCTGAAAAGGGATTTGGATTTTCCATTATCGGTGGTGAAAGTCAACAACCGGAGCAGCTTATTACGGTAGTAGAAGAGACGATTGCATCATTTAAAGCAGGTTCACTGAATGAAGATGATACAGCACGTGTGATTAAAAAGAAAATTGGTGGATTCCTTAAAGCGTTAAACTCGCCAGAATACATTGCAAATGAATTTACTCGTTACCGTTTTAATGATATGGATTTGTTCGCTGTATTGCCAACTCTAGAAGAGCTTACAGTAAACGATCTAGAAACTGTATTACATGCTCATTTTTCTGATCAAGCAAAAACGACACTTATTGTTAAGGATGATCAATCTGGGTCATGA